A single region of the Paraburkholderia megapolitana genome encodes:
- a CDS encoding calcium-binding protein, protein MTDGLTSDQITLDYAVASPIYGVQQVQFADGTMWTGAQLLQMAMTGTAWADTLYGSPGNDLLNGEGGTDTVYGDAGSDTYVLDPGYGTLTVVNGMAGNSNVPSGELSIGNENPSDIWLQQVGKDLHVDIMGSSTEATIQGWFGNSYSQLSGLTVNGGSAGTLTLDNAQVSQLVQAMATFSSANPGFDPTAMSNPTITDQTVLAAVSSSWHQ, encoded by the coding sequence TTGACCGACGGCTTGACCAGCGATCAGATCACGCTAGATTACGCAGTGGCGTCGCCCATTTACGGCGTGCAGCAGGTGCAGTTTGCCGACGGCACTATGTGGACCGGCGCACAACTGTTACAGATGGCGATGACCGGCACGGCCTGGGCGGATACGCTGTACGGATCGCCCGGCAACGATCTGCTCAACGGCGAGGGCGGCACCGATACGGTCTATGGTGACGCCGGATCCGACACTTATGTGCTCGATCCTGGGTACGGCACGCTGACGGTTGTCAATGGCATGGCGGGCAACAGCAACGTGCCGTCCGGCGAGCTGTCAATCGGCAACGAGAATCCCTCCGACATCTGGCTGCAGCAGGTCGGCAAGGATCTGCACGTCGATATCATGGGTTCATCAACGGAGGCAACGATCCAAGGGTGGTTCGGCAACTCGTATAGCCAGTTGAGCGGATTGACGGTCAACGGTGGATCGGCGGGTACGTTGACGTTGGACAATGCGCAGGTCAGCCAACTCGTGCAAGCGATGGCAACGTTTAGTAGCGCGAATCCGGGCTTCGATCCCACTGCGATGAGCAATCCGACGATCACCGATCAGACCGTGCTGGCGGCGGTGAGCAGCAGTTGGCACCAATAG
- a CDS encoding DUF1571 domain-containing protein, translating to MTHPLLSIPRRTRILTQLFACIAIGCAAGGVSAQTSAPAPAENTTVSAPSTPAAQVGKLPVEQQVQWLQRAAQSGTLEKLDDTQLVSLFQSLDPLTVPAYIHAGPNGYPSYEFTMSRTERIRGNWPDKPDHMLVRVAHDPLRVYAKWLPDGAHSGQEIIYDESKRTDEMYGHLGGLLNVMPLWTSITGSLARAQSNHTVRDLGTEYIVNQYLTEGKKYAEAGLIKPNQTEVKTIDGVRVVAFTWDTPTGRPAFYAKKETLGLDLRHPWFRTVESYDNDGKIFEKIIIESIEPKTFDDSTFDPKNPAYKF from the coding sequence ATGACGCACCCTTTGCTTTCGATACCCCGCCGCACCCGTATCCTGACGCAATTGTTCGCCTGTATCGCCATCGGCTGTGCGGCCGGCGGCGTGAGCGCGCAAACGAGTGCCCCTGCACCCGCAGAAAACACGACAGTCAGCGCGCCCAGCACGCCGGCCGCGCAGGTCGGCAAGCTGCCGGTCGAGCAGCAGGTGCAATGGCTGCAACGGGCAGCGCAAAGTGGCACGCTCGAAAAACTCGACGACACGCAACTCGTGTCGCTGTTCCAATCGCTCGATCCGCTTACGGTGCCGGCCTATATTCACGCGGGCCCGAACGGCTATCCGTCGTATGAGTTCACGATGTCGCGCACGGAGCGGATTCGCGGCAACTGGCCCGACAAACCCGACCATATGCTCGTGCGGGTCGCGCACGACCCGTTGCGCGTCTACGCAAAGTGGCTGCCCGACGGCGCGCACTCGGGCCAGGAAATCATTTATGACGAGTCGAAGCGCACCGACGAAATGTATGGCCATCTTGGCGGCCTGCTGAACGTCATGCCGCTGTGGACGTCGATCACCGGCTCGCTCGCGCGCGCGCAATCGAACCACACGGTGCGCGATCTCGGCACCGAATACATCGTCAACCAGTACCTGACCGAGGGCAAGAAATACGCGGAAGCCGGTCTCATCAAGCCGAACCAGACCGAGGTGAAAACGATCGACGGTGTGCGCGTGGTCGCATTCACGTGGGATACGCCGACTGGCCGGCCCGCGTTCTATGCGAAGAAGGAAACACTGGGGCTCGATTTGCGGCACCCGTGGTTCCGTACCGTCGAGTCCTACGATAACGACGGCAAGATCTTCGAGAAGATCATCATCGAATCGATCGAGCCGAAGACGTTCGATGACTCGACGTTCGATCCGAAGAATCCGGCGTATAAGTTTTAG
- a CDS encoding MaoC/PaaZ C-terminal domain-containing protein → MSEPTGDPARVKTIVVERLPAPAQRYARALSGIFKRGRATQLPPQRLVRPAVPLDAADIDRYARVCGFIPEHGVPLTYPHLLAFPLHLQMLTDPAFPWPALGLVHLANTVRLRRPLAIGDTLRVEVEYGALLKHDKGQAFVLHSRLYRRGEAVWDGDSVYLKRGIPARGAALAPLEIEREALARQARWQLHAQLGRDYARASGDYNPIHLGALSAKAFGFPRAIAHGMWSLARAASALQPPKPLAEASLSAEFKVPMLLPGEATLWSAAPSLVEREFEARDKTGEKPHLRGRFEWVLQ, encoded by the coding sequence ATGAGCGAACCGACCGGCGACCCGGCACGCGTGAAGACGATCGTCGTCGAGCGTCTGCCCGCGCCGGCACAACGTTATGCGCGTGCGCTCTCCGGTATTTTCAAGCGCGGCCGCGCGACGCAACTGCCGCCGCAGCGCCTCGTGCGCCCGGCTGTCCCGCTCGATGCCGCCGATATCGATCGTTATGCGCGCGTCTGCGGCTTCATTCCGGAACACGGTGTGCCGCTCACCTATCCACATCTGCTCGCGTTCCCGCTGCATCTGCAGATGCTGACCGATCCCGCTTTCCCGTGGCCCGCACTCGGGCTCGTGCATCTCGCGAACACCGTGCGTCTGCGCCGGCCGCTCGCCATCGGCGATACCTTGCGTGTCGAAGTCGAATACGGTGCGCTGCTGAAGCACGACAAGGGGCAAGCGTTTGTTCTGCATTCAAGGCTGTACCGGCGCGGCGAAGCCGTGTGGGACGGCGACAGCGTGTACCTGAAACGCGGCATTCCCGCACGTGGCGCAGCGCTCGCACCGCTCGAGATCGAGCGCGAAGCATTGGCACGCCAGGCGCGCTGGCAGTTGCATGCGCAACTGGGCCGCGACTATGCGCGCGCATCCGGCGACTACAACCCGATCCATCTCGGCGCCCTGTCAGCGAAGGCGTTCGGTTTTCCGCGCGCAATCGCGCATGGCATGTGGTCGCTCGCGCGTGCGGCCTCCGCGCTGCAACCGCCCAAGCCACTCGCCGAGGCCTCACTGAGTGCCGAATTCAAGGTGCCGATGCTGCTGCCCGGCGAAGCAACGCTCTGGAGCGCGGCGCCTTCGCTCGTCGAGCGCGAGTTCGAAGCACGCGACAAGACCGGCGAGAAACCGCATCTGCGCGGACGCTTTGAATGGGTGCTGCAATGA
- a CDS encoding AMP-binding protein, with protein MNQPTQLQPGAPAATQPGAGTAAQPATQSAPNTDGIWYASYPPDVPRDIDVDQYESIPRFFDECIEQFRERVAFVSVGASLTYGELGRKATAFAAYLQSIGVKPGDRVAIMLPNTFQYPVALFGTLKAGAIVVNVNPLYTVRELSHQLKDSGAQTIIVFETFAKTVEDSLAGTRVQNVIVTALGDLLADGLNLKGRALNFVLKHVKKMVPAYRIPQAIRLLDALAIGYKRPLVAVRPTHADIAFLQYTGGTTGVAKGAMLTHRNIIANLLQAKVWSAGQLSGEIETVLTPLPLYHIYSLTVNALIFLGLGGRNILIANPRDTKRVMMIIRHEKFTGITAINTLYNAFLDNEEFRKRDFSDLKLAMAGGMATQKAVADRFKAVTGKPIVEGYGLTECSPIVSMNPVDLKNMRDFEGSVGLPAPSTQVRFRKEDGSWAGIGEPGELCVLGPQVMKGYWNRPDETAKVLDEAGWLATGDIGVMDTRGFIRLIDRKKDMILVSGFNVYPNEIEDVIAMHPDVREVAAIGIPDVAQGERIKVFVVSRNPSLTAEQIIQHCRKNLTGYKVPKVVEFRDELPQTNVGKILRRALRDEEIAKQNAA; from the coding sequence ATGAACCAGCCCACGCAATTGCAACCCGGCGCACCCGCGGCCACGCAGCCCGGTGCAGGCACCGCCGCGCAACCCGCTACGCAATCCGCACCGAACACCGACGGCATCTGGTACGCGTCGTACCCGCCCGATGTGCCGCGCGATATCGACGTCGACCAGTACGAATCGATCCCGCGGTTTTTCGACGAATGCATCGAACAGTTCCGCGAGCGCGTCGCTTTCGTGAGCGTCGGTGCGAGCCTGACGTACGGCGAACTGGGGCGCAAGGCGACCGCGTTCGCGGCCTACCTGCAGAGCATCGGCGTGAAACCCGGCGACCGCGTCGCGATCATGCTGCCGAATACCTTCCAGTACCCGGTCGCGCTGTTCGGCACGCTGAAGGCGGGCGCGATCGTCGTCAACGTGAACCCGCTCTACACAGTGCGCGAACTCTCGCACCAGTTGAAGGACAGCGGCGCGCAGACCATCATCGTGTTCGAGACGTTCGCGAAGACCGTCGAGGATTCACTGGCGGGCACACGCGTGCAGAACGTGATCGTCACGGCGCTCGGCGATCTGCTTGCGGATGGATTGAATCTCAAGGGACGTGCGCTGAATTTCGTGTTGAAGCACGTCAAGAAAATGGTCCCCGCGTACCGGATACCGCAGGCAATCAGACTGCTCGACGCGCTTGCGATCGGCTACAAACGACCGCTCGTTGCAGTGCGCCCGACCCACGCCGACATCGCGTTCCTGCAATACACCGGCGGCACGACCGGCGTCGCGAAAGGTGCCATGCTGACGCACCGGAACATCATCGCGAACCTGCTGCAGGCGAAGGTGTGGTCCGCCGGCCAACTGAGCGGCGAGATCGAAACGGTGCTGACACCGCTGCCGCTGTACCACATCTACTCATTGACCGTGAACGCGCTGATCTTTCTCGGGCTCGGCGGCAGGAACATCCTGATCGCCAATCCACGCGATACGAAGCGCGTGATGATGATCATCCGCCACGAGAAATTCACCGGCATCACCGCGATCAACACGTTGTACAACGCGTTTCTCGACAACGAAGAATTCCGCAAGCGCGACTTCTCCGATCTCAAACTGGCGATGGCAGGCGGTATGGCTACGCAAAAGGCAGTCGCCGATCGTTTCAAGGCGGTGACGGGCAAGCCGATCGTCGAAGGATACGGACTGACCGAGTGTTCGCCGATCGTCTCGATGAACCCCGTCGACCTGAAAAACATGCGCGATTTCGAAGGCTCGGTTGGTTTGCCCGCGCCTTCGACGCAGGTGCGCTTTCGCAAGGAAGATGGCAGCTGGGCAGGTATCGGCGAGCCGGGTGAACTGTGCGTGCTGGGGCCGCAGGTGATGAAGGGCTACTGGAACCGCCCCGACGAAACTGCCAAGGTGCTCGACGAAGCAGGCTGGCTCGCGACTGGCGATATCGGCGTGATGGACACGCGCGGTTTTATCCGTCTGATCGACCGCAAGAAGGACATGATCCTGGTGTCGGGCTTCAACGTCTATCCGAACGAGATCGAAGACGTGATCGCGATGCATCCGGACGTGCGCGAAGTCGCTGCGATCGGTATCCCCGATGTCGCGCAGGGCGAACGCATCAAGGTGTTCGTCGTCTCGCGCAATCCGTCGCTTACTGCCGAACAGATCATCCAGCATTGCCGCAAGAACCTGACCGGCTACAAGGTGCCGAAAGTGGTCGAGTTCCGCGACGAGTTGCCGCAAACCAACGTCGGCAAGATCCTGCGACGCGCCCTGCGCGACGAGGAAATTGCCAAACAAAACGCCGCCTGA
- a CDS encoding TolC family protein, whose translation MSGRKRQHPGRWKAVAGAAVIASVFSPSALAGIVSMDVFRTESSVPLYAAEALGRPDACMDTSQGDGPVTFRDALDRSLCNDPKVRGAWQDIKEKAAELGQAKAAYLPTITANYQGIDDDSTTDVHNHPTLSSSSHSFIQTVNATADLVIWDFGSRAAASRAAREMILSATATYRAALQTAVTTVAKDYYAALGAASQADATRKAMDAARETSLAATMRVEHGAAPISDRLQADTSLQEAVYASQKADSDFRAAKGVLALDMGVDPSIPYRLPDIAEMNHLSGFGGASVRDLLQEAEDSDPNIASAVAALNAAEAQVDKAKADGLPTVSLTTKYTRNNQPASLGLGIPEFPATGRDWYVGVQVRVPIFDGFSRTYQIREAQAKVAEQEESVRDARKQVAVGVWTDYEAVIASEDNVESTRRLLSIADQSFDAANRRYRVGAGSILEVLNAQSALARAQKEHVASLADFATATLTLAAKLGRLHDW comes from the coding sequence GTGAGCGGTAGAAAGCGGCAGCACCCGGGGCGCTGGAAGGCAGTAGCAGGCGCCGCCGTTATTGCGAGTGTGTTCTCACCATCCGCACTCGCTGGCATCGTTTCGATGGACGTATTCCGGACCGAGAGCAGCGTGCCTCTCTACGCTGCAGAAGCGCTGGGTCGTCCCGACGCGTGCATGGACACGTCACAGGGCGACGGGCCCGTGACGTTTCGCGACGCGCTGGACCGGTCACTGTGCAATGACCCGAAAGTGCGCGGTGCGTGGCAGGACATCAAGGAGAAGGCCGCGGAGCTCGGACAGGCGAAAGCCGCCTATCTGCCTACGATTACGGCCAACTATCAGGGAATCGACGATGACTCGACCACCGACGTTCACAACCACCCGACGTTGAGTTCGTCGAGTCACTCGTTTATCCAGACGGTGAACGCAACGGCCGATCTCGTGATCTGGGACTTCGGCAGCCGGGCAGCCGCATCGCGCGCAGCAAGGGAAATGATACTGTCGGCAACGGCGACATATCGGGCCGCGCTCCAGACCGCCGTCACGACGGTTGCGAAAGACTACTACGCTGCATTAGGCGCGGCGAGTCAGGCTGACGCGACGAGAAAGGCGATGGATGCTGCCCGCGAAACCTCGCTGGCCGCCACGATGCGGGTGGAGCACGGCGCTGCGCCGATCTCGGACAGACTGCAGGCCGATACGTCACTTCAGGAAGCCGTCTACGCGTCTCAGAAGGCCGACAGCGATTTCCGGGCGGCGAAAGGTGTGCTCGCGCTCGACATGGGCGTGGATCCGTCGATTCCGTACCGGTTGCCAGACATTGCGGAGATGAATCACTTATCCGGATTCGGTGGTGCTTCAGTGCGAGACCTCTTGCAGGAGGCAGAGGACAGTGACCCGAACATTGCGTCGGCAGTGGCTGCATTGAATGCTGCGGAAGCGCAGGTCGACAAGGCGAAGGCTGATGGTTTACCCACGGTTTCGCTCACGACGAAATACACACGCAATAACCAGCCGGCCAGTCTCGGACTGGGCATTCCTGAGTTCCCGGCGACGGGACGAGATTGGTACGTTGGGGTACAGGTTCGTGTTCCGATATTCGACGGGTTCTCACGGACGTACCAGATCCGGGAGGCTCAGGCGAAGGTCGCAGAGCAGGAAGAGAGTGTCCGTGATGCGCGCAAGCAGGTTGCAGTAGGGGTGTGGACAGACTACGAGGCGGTTATTGCAAGCGAGGACAACGTCGAGTCGACGCGAAGGCTTCTGAGTATTGCGGATCAATCCTTTGATGCGGCGAACCGGCGATACCGCGTAGGCGCCGGCTCGATTCTCGAAGTGTTGAATGCACAGTCTGCGCTTGCTCGCGCGCAGAAGGAACACGTCGCATCGCTTGCTGACTTTGCGACAGCGACGCTAACGCTCGCGGCAAAGCTGGGGCGGCTACATGACTGGTAA
- a CDS encoding type I secretion system permease/ATPase, whose protein sequence is MIARLHGIATDQQQLRHTAGNGGQPFDEKQLMLSARSIGLKARSVRVATERLKTTPMPALVLARNGEHFLLAACDGIKALTMAPGDRAPIARTPAEVIDACDGRMLLFASRASLSGELARFDFSWFIPAIVKYRRLLLEVVGVSFLLQIFGLVSPLMSQVVMDKVITNRAYSTLNVVAVALFISATFEILLTGLRNYVFAHTTNRIDVELGARLFRHLLTLPLGYFEARRVGDSVARVRELENIRSFLTGQALTAVLDLVFSIVFLGVMCLYSVWLTLIVALSLPVYAAISIGINPAFRQRLNDKFARGADNQSFLVEAVSGVQTVKSMAIEPQFVRRWENQLAAYVSASFGVSSLGNIGQQLIQYVGKLVTLLLLFLGAKLVIDGKLTVGQFVAFNMMSQRVAGPVLRLAQLWQDFQQTGISMRRLGDILNSRTELPQSRQALPAVRGDVSFDNVRFRYRVDGQYIIKGVSLEIKAGQTIGIVGRSGSGKSTLTKLLQRLYVPEDGKVRIDGIDLALADPAWLRRQIGVVLQENLLFNRSIRDNIAVTDSGLPLDAVIHAAKLAGAHEFILELPEGYDTVVGEHGSSLSGGQRQRIAIARALVSNPRILIFDEATSALDFETERIIQNNMRAICANRTVLIIAHRLTAVRHADLIVAMDKGEIVESGTHQTLLAKNGYYARLTSLQNG, encoded by the coding sequence ATGATCGCGCGCCTGCATGGCATCGCGACTGACCAACAGCAACTGAGACATACGGCCGGAAACGGTGGCCAGCCGTTCGACGAAAAACAGCTCATGCTGTCGGCCCGCTCGATCGGCCTGAAAGCACGTTCAGTAAGGGTTGCAACAGAACGCCTGAAGACCACACCCATGCCGGCACTCGTTCTCGCGAGAAACGGCGAACACTTTCTGCTCGCGGCCTGTGACGGAATCAAGGCCCTAACGATGGCGCCGGGCGACCGCGCGCCTATCGCCAGGACACCCGCGGAGGTCATCGATGCATGCGACGGCCGGATGCTGCTATTTGCGTCGCGCGCCTCGTTGAGTGGAGAACTGGCCCGCTTCGATTTCTCGTGGTTCATCCCCGCGATCGTCAAATATCGCCGGCTCCTGCTGGAGGTGGTCGGTGTGTCCTTCCTCCTGCAGATCTTCGGTCTCGTATCACCGTTGATGTCGCAGGTGGTGATGGACAAGGTGATCACCAACCGGGCATACAGCACGTTAAACGTCGTGGCGGTAGCACTCTTTATCAGCGCGACCTTCGAGATCCTGCTGACCGGCTTACGCAACTACGTCTTCGCGCACACCACGAACCGCATCGACGTCGAACTCGGTGCACGGCTGTTCCGTCATCTGCTAACGCTACCTTTGGGGTATTTCGAAGCCAGACGCGTAGGCGACAGTGTTGCCCGCGTTCGCGAACTCGAGAACATCCGCAGCTTCCTGACCGGGCAGGCATTGACGGCGGTCCTTGATCTCGTGTTTTCCATCGTGTTTCTGGGTGTGATGTGCCTGTACAGCGTGTGGCTGACGTTGATCGTGGCACTGTCGCTGCCAGTCTATGCCGCCATCTCCATCGGGATCAATCCAGCGTTCAGGCAGCGGCTGAACGACAAGTTCGCCCGCGGCGCCGACAACCAGTCATTTCTCGTCGAAGCAGTGTCCGGCGTGCAGACTGTCAAATCAATGGCGATCGAACCGCAGTTCGTGCGCCGTTGGGAAAACCAGCTTGCTGCATATGTGTCCGCGAGCTTCGGTGTCAGCTCGCTCGGCAATATCGGACAGCAGCTTATCCAGTACGTCGGGAAACTCGTCACGCTGCTTCTGCTTTTTCTCGGCGCAAAGCTGGTCATCGACGGAAAACTGACCGTCGGCCAGTTCGTCGCGTTCAACATGATGTCCCAACGCGTGGCGGGCCCCGTGTTGAGGCTCGCACAGCTCTGGCAGGATTTCCAGCAGACCGGCATCTCGATGCGCCGTCTGGGCGACATCCTGAACTCCCGTACCGAGCTGCCACAAAGCCGTCAGGCGTTGCCTGCCGTGCGGGGAGACGTGTCGTTCGACAACGTCAGGTTCCGTTATCGCGTCGACGGGCAGTACATCATCAAGGGCGTGTCCCTTGAGATCAAGGCAGGACAGACCATCGGCATTGTGGGCCGCTCAGGCTCCGGCAAAAGCACCCTCACGAAGCTGCTGCAAAGGCTGTACGTGCCGGAGGACGGTAAGGTGCGCATCGACGGTATCGATCTGGCGCTGGCCGACCCGGCGTGGCTGCGGCGTCAGATTGGCGTTGTCCTGCAGGAGAACCTGCTGTTCAACCGCTCTATCCGGGACAACATTGCTGTCACCGACTCTGGCCTCCCCCTGGATGCGGTCATTCACGCTGCGAAGCTCGCTGGTGCCCACGAATTCATTCTGGAGTTACCGGAAGGGTATGACACAGTCGTTGGCGAGCACGGCTCGTCGCTCTCGGGCGGACAGCGTCAACGTATCGCCATCGCACGCGCACTCGTCAGCAACCCGCGGATCCTGATTTTCGACGAAGCAACCAGCGCACTCGACTTCGAGACCGAGCGGATCATCCAGAACAACATGCGCGCGATCTGCGCGAACCGTACCGTGCTCATCATCGCTCACCGGCTGACGGCGGTCCGGCACGCGGATCTGATCGTGGCCATGGACAAGGGCGAAATCGTCGAAAGCGGCACGCACCAGACGCTGCTTGCGAAGAATGGCTATTACGCCCGCCTCACTTCGCTCCAGAACGGGTAG
- a CDS encoding HlyD family type I secretion periplasmic adaptor subunit, with the protein MMLYLQATADLLRRYAQVFRSAWSIREALDSPRRTGDELDFLPSSLELVEKPPHPAPRWTLRILVALSVAILAVAIFGHLDIVATAKGKVLPSDRVKVIQPAITGVARRILVHDGQRVQAGQLLLELDTTQAAADSDRARKDRVDAELAISGARAALDAQTSNTVPKLAPVPDASPEAQRQAQALVESQVRELADKVASASGELQKRIAEKMTAEAEIAKLVATAPLARQEADDYRKLSVGDYVSKHDYLDKEQTALTSEHELIAQRSHANELAAAIVEQRADIATTIATFRKDQLDTLTKAQQELQHSSDDETKATTRQGLLSLTAPVTGTVQQLSVHTLGGVVTTAQTLMEIVPDDALEVEASIENKDVGFVEAGQEASVKVDAFPYTQYGFLKGRVIAVANDAVPDKKTGLVFTARIRLPGNTLNIHGKPVAITPGMQVTADIRTGKRSVAQYFLSPLVENVQESMRER; encoded by the coding sequence ATGATGCTCTACCTTCAGGCAACCGCCGACCTGCTACGCCGCTATGCGCAGGTATTCCGCTCCGCGTGGAGTATTCGCGAAGCACTCGACAGTCCACGCCGTACCGGTGACGAACTCGACTTTCTGCCATCCAGCCTGGAGCTGGTCGAAAAGCCACCGCATCCGGCGCCGCGCTGGACACTGCGGATTCTGGTTGCACTGTCAGTTGCGATTCTGGCCGTCGCCATCTTTGGCCACCTGGACATCGTCGCGACCGCGAAGGGTAAGGTTCTGCCCAGCGATCGGGTCAAGGTCATCCAGCCCGCCATCACAGGTGTCGCCCGTCGCATCCTCGTGCACGACGGACAGCGCGTGCAGGCAGGCCAGTTGCTGCTCGAACTGGACACCACCCAGGCCGCAGCAGACTCCGATCGCGCGAGAAAGGACCGCGTCGACGCGGAGCTTGCTATCTCGGGCGCCCGTGCTGCGCTGGATGCGCAGACCTCAAATACGGTACCGAAACTTGCGCCTGTGCCGGACGCAAGCCCCGAGGCACAACGTCAGGCCCAGGCACTCGTTGAGAGCCAGGTGCGTGAGCTGGCCGACAAGGTCGCCAGTGCCAGCGGCGAACTGCAGAAACGGATTGCCGAAAAGATGACTGCGGAAGCTGAAATCGCCAAGCTCGTGGCGACTGCGCCGCTGGCGCGTCAGGAGGCCGACGACTACCGGAAGCTGTCCGTTGGCGACTATGTGTCGAAACACGACTATCTCGACAAGGAACAGACGGCCCTTACCTCGGAGCATGAGTTGATCGCGCAGAGAAGCCACGCCAACGAACTGGCGGCTGCCATCGTCGAGCAACGGGCTGATATCGCGACGACGATCGCGACGTTTCGGAAGGACCAGCTCGATACGTTGACGAAGGCTCAACAGGAGCTTCAGCACAGCTCGGATGATGAAACCAAGGCAACAACACGGCAGGGTCTGCTTTCGCTCACAGCCCCGGTTACAGGGACGGTGCAACAACTGTCTGTCCATACACTCGGTGGCGTCGTCACGACCGCGCAGACGTTGATGGAAATTGTGCCGGACGATGCGCTTGAGGTGGAGGCCAGTATCGAGAACAAGGATGTTGGCTTTGTCGAAGCCGGACAGGAAGCGAGCGTGAAGGTCGACGCCTTTCCGTACACGCAATACGGCTTTCTCAAGGGACGTGTCATCGCTGTAGCGAACGACGCGGTGCCGGACAAGAAAACAGGACTGGTATTTACCGCAAGGATCCGTCTGCCCGGTAATACGCTGAATATTCACGGAAAACCGGTTGCCATCACACCGGGGATGCAGGTGACGGCGGACATCCGCACGGGCAAGCGTTCGGTCGCGCAGTATTTCCTGTCGCCGCTGGTCGAGAATGTGCAGGAGAGCATGCGTGAGCGGTAG
- a CDS encoding acetyl-CoA C-acetyltransferase has product MSHPLPAVRRVAIVGGNRIPFARSNTAYATASNQDMLTFTLQGLIDRYNLHGERLGEVAAGAVIKHSRDFNLTREAVLSTTLAKETPAYDVQQACGTGLEAAILVANKIALGQIDVGIAGGVDTTSDAPIGVNERMRKILLEANRGKTTGQRIGALSKLRPGMLFKPQLPRNGEPRTGLSMGEHCELMAKRWNISREAQDVLAYDSHRKLTEAYTRGFLNDLMTPYRGLARDNNLRSDLTLEKLAGLKPAFDRDAGTMTAGNSTPLTDGASAVLLASEEWAAAHGLPVLAYFSWSETAAVDFFDKKEGLLMAPAYAVPRMLARAGLTLQDFDLYEIHEAFAAQVLCTLEAWQDDEYCRTTLGLPGPLGAIDRAKLNVNGGSLATGHPFAATGGRIVGGLAKMLSQLDKPAGTARGLISICAAGGQGVVAILER; this is encoded by the coding sequence ATGTCCCACCCGCTTCCCGCCGTGCGGCGCGTCGCTATCGTCGGCGGCAACCGGATTCCGTTCGCGCGCTCGAACACCGCGTACGCGACGGCATCGAATCAGGACATGCTGACGTTCACGTTGCAAGGTCTGATCGACCGCTACAACCTGCATGGCGAACGGCTCGGCGAAGTCGCGGCCGGCGCAGTGATCAAGCATTCGCGCGACTTCAATCTGACGCGCGAAGCCGTCCTGTCCACCACGCTCGCGAAGGAAACGCCCGCCTACGACGTGCAGCAAGCCTGCGGCACCGGGCTCGAAGCTGCGATCCTGGTCGCCAACAAGATCGCGCTCGGACAGATCGACGTCGGTATCGCAGGCGGCGTGGACACGACCTCCGATGCACCGATCGGCGTCAACGAACGGATGCGCAAGATCCTGCTCGAAGCGAATCGCGGCAAGACCACAGGCCAGCGCATCGGTGCGCTGTCGAAACTGCGCCCCGGCATGCTGTTCAAACCGCAACTGCCGCGCAATGGCGAGCCGCGCACGGGTCTGTCGATGGGCGAGCATTGCGAACTGATGGCCAAGCGCTGGAACATCTCGCGCGAGGCTCAGGACGTGCTCGCCTACGACAGTCATCGCAAGCTCACTGAGGCGTACACGCGCGGCTTCCTGAACGACCTGATGACGCCGTACCGCGGTCTCGCACGCGACAACAATCTGCGCAGCGACCTCACGCTCGAAAAACTCGCTGGCCTGAAGCCGGCGTTCGATCGCGACGCGGGCACGATGACCGCCGGCAATTCGACGCCGCTCACCGATGGGGCTTCAGCGGTGTTGCTCGCCAGCGAAGAATGGGCAGCTGCGCACGGCCTGCCGGTGCTCGCCTATTTCAGCTGGTCGGAGACCGCAGCCGTCGACTTCTTCGACAAGAAAGAAGGCCTACTGATGGCACCCGCTTATGCGGTACCGCGCATGCTCGCGCGCGCCGGACTCACGCTGCAGGACTTCGATCTATACGAGATTCACGAAGCATTTGCGGCGCAGGTGCTGTGCACGCTCGAAGCGTGGCAGGACGACGAATACTGTCGCACGACGCTCGGCCTGCCCGGCCCGCTCGGTGCGATCGACCGCGCGAAGCTGAACGTGAACGGCGGTTCGCTTGCGACCGGTCACCCGTTTGCGGCAACCGGCGGACGGATTGTAGGCGGCCTTGCGAAAATGCTGTCGCAACTCGACAAGCCGGCCGGTACCGCGCGCGGTCTGATTTCGATTTGCGCAGCAGGAGGCCAGGGGGTCGTTGCGATTCTCGAACGTTAG